Proteins encoded by one window of Mycolicibacterium cosmeticum:
- a CDS encoding winged helix-turn-helix transcriptional regulator, translated as MSGAATNVGALVSLSGEESATTIESPRSLADSIPPAAAAGRIRVLLVEPRRIYATTVARHLLAGDFAVEVAYSPGAALTALRECDPDVVVVCLGTQGLGTAMLDRIRQETQVGVVALSDGDVTPLPLTSEAVSVDDIEALNGRIRLALRRCHVHGEGRGGGRSNETHRREIGDLLIDLAGRRVFLRGEALPLTRTEFEVLCTLAESPGEPVTCHQLQLRLWGDASAGGRNTLGVHVGHLRRKLGDDPASPRYLRTVRGTGYCLTADEGQRVPGAS; from the coding sequence GTGAGCGGCGCAGCAACGAATGTGGGCGCGTTGGTTTCTTTGAGCGGCGAGGAGAGTGCTACGACGATCGAGTCGCCCCGTTCCCTCGCTGATTCCATACCGCCAGCGGCGGCCGCCGGCCGCATCCGTGTGCTACTGGTGGAGCCTCGACGCATCTATGCGACCACCGTGGCGCGACACCTACTCGCCGGCGATTTCGCCGTGGAGGTGGCCTACTCGCCCGGTGCTGCACTCACAGCACTGCGCGAGTGTGATCCCGATGTCGTGGTCGTGTGCCTCGGCACTCAGGGCCTGGGTACGGCCATGCTTGACCGCATCCGTCAGGAAACTCAGGTCGGCGTGGTTGCTCTCAGCGACGGCGACGTCACCCCGCTGCCCCTTACCTCCGAGGCCGTCTCGGTGGACGACATCGAGGCGCTGAACGGGCGAATTCGGTTGGCGCTGAGGCGGTGCCATGTCCACGGCGAAGGACGTGGCGGCGGCCGCAGCAACGAGACGCATCGCCGTGAAATCGGCGATCTCCTTATCGATCTGGCCGGGCGTCGGGTGTTCCTCCGCGGCGAGGCGCTGCCACTCACCCGCACAGAGTTTGAGGTTCTCTGCACGCTGGCGGAAAGTCCCGGTGAACCGGTGACCTGTCACCAGTTGCAGCTGCGCCTGTGGGGGGATGCGTCTGCCGGCGGCCGGAACACTCTGGGGGTGCATGTGGGTCATCTTCGGCGCAAGCTGGGTGACGATCCGGCATCACCGCGGTACCTCCGTACGGTGCGCGGGACCGGCTACTGTCTCACCGCCGACGAGGGGCAGCGCGTGCCGGGTGCGTCGTAG
- a CDS encoding L,D-transpeptidase, translated as MPQTGCPPAFRATTHWLRTFVLAVAVLLIATACTSSPAAAPTPDVITDKGTPYADLLVPKLEASVTDGAIGVAVDAPITVTAGDGVLGHVSLTNEAGELVDGQPGADGVTWSSAEPRGYNTQYTLQAHAQGLGGTTSTSATFETHSPENLTMPYVLPNDGETVGVGQPIAVRFDENITNRVAAQQAITVTTNPPVEGAFYWLSNREVRWRPAEYWEPGTEVEVSVKAYGVDFGDGLFGQDDVTTRFTIGDQIIATADDATKTMTVRRNGAVVKTMPISMGKATTPTDNGAYIIGDRYSFLVMDSSTYGVPVNSPDGYRTEVEWATQMSYSGIYVHSAPWSVGSQGVANVSHGCLNVNPANARWFYDNTRRGDIVEVINTTGPTLSGTDGLGDWNVPWGQWKAGNANL; from the coding sequence ATGCCGCAGACAGGCTGCCCGCCAGCGTTTCGAGCGACGACGCACTGGCTGCGCACGTTCGTCCTCGCGGTGGCGGTGCTGCTGATCGCGACCGCCTGCACCTCATCCCCGGCGGCGGCACCCACGCCCGACGTCATCACCGACAAGGGCACGCCCTACGCAGACTTGCTCGTGCCGAAACTCGAAGCGTCCGTCACTGATGGCGCCATCGGGGTCGCCGTCGATGCCCCCATCACCGTTACCGCCGGCGACGGAGTTCTCGGCCACGTGTCGCTGACCAACGAGGCGGGCGAACTTGTCGACGGGCAGCCGGGCGCCGACGGCGTTACCTGGTCCTCGGCGGAACCGCGGGGTTACAACACGCAGTACACCCTGCAGGCGCACGCACAAGGACTTGGCGGAACGACAAGCACCAGCGCAACATTCGAAACCCATTCCCCCGAAAACCTGACGATGCCCTACGTGTTGCCCAATGACGGGGAAACGGTGGGCGTGGGTCAACCCATTGCGGTTCGTTTTGACGAGAACATCACGAACCGAGTGGCGGCGCAGCAGGCGATCACCGTGACCACGAACCCACCCGTGGAGGGCGCCTTCTACTGGCTCAGCAATCGTGAAGTCCGCTGGCGCCCCGCCGAGTACTGGGAGCCCGGCACGGAGGTTGAGGTGTCAGTCAAGGCTTACGGTGTCGACTTCGGTGACGGGCTCTTCGGCCAGGATGATGTCACCACGCGCTTCACCATCGGCGACCAGATCATCGCCACCGCCGATGACGCCACCAAGACGATGACCGTGCGGCGCAACGGCGCAGTCGTCAAAACCATGCCCATCTCCATGGGCAAAGCCACAACGCCCACCGACAACGGCGCCTACATCATCGGCGACCGCTACTCATTCCTGGTGATGGATTCGTCCACCTACGGAGTGCCCGTCAACTCACCCGATGGGTACCGCACCGAAGTTGAATGGGCCACGCAAATGTCCTACAGCGGCATCTACGTGCACTCGGCCCCCTGGTCGGTGGGTAGCCAAGGCGTAGCCAATGTCAGCCACGGATGTCTCAACGTCAATCCTGCCAATGCCCGCTGGTTCTACGACAACACCCGACGCGGCGACATCGTGGAAGTGATCAACACGACCGGCCCCACCCTGTCAGGAACCGACGGTCTCGGCGACTGGAACGTCCCCTGGGGGCAATGGAAGGCCGGAAACGCCAACCTCTGA
- a CDS encoding heavy-metal-associated domain-containing protein, protein MSTITFAVTGMTCGHCEVSVREEVGEVAGVQDVEVSAATGTLIVTYSGSVDDAQILRAVDEAGYSAVRVA, encoded by the coding sequence ATGAGCACGATCACGTTCGCCGTCACAGGAATGACCTGCGGGCATTGCGAGGTGTCGGTGCGCGAGGAAGTCGGCGAGGTTGCCGGTGTTCAGGACGTCGAGGTCAGCGCCGCGACGGGCACTCTGATCGTGACCTACAGCGGTTCTGTCGATGACGCGCAGATCCTGCGTGCGGTCGACGAGGCCGGTTATTCGGCGGTGCGTGTCGCATGA
- the ripB gene encoding NlpC/P60 family peptidoglycan endopeptidase RipB — MGLHVRSRGAAAARAGRCDLAIRVAGRVRRLPGVIAIVVVLLLACAPVASAQPAAGPWDPLLPKVPSAGAPGDPVAIANASLQATAMATQTAMSMGRSFLSSLGIVSSAADPSTSVRGNRVNGAQAIEYVIRRAGTQIGVPYSWGGGSLTGPSRGVDQGAGTVGFDCSGLTRFAFAGVGVLLPRWSGDQYNAGRKVPPAQAKRGDLLFWGPGGSQHEAIYLGGGQMLEAQQTGVPIKISPVRMSGMTPYVVRIIES; from the coding sequence ATGGGATTACACGTCCGGAGCAGGGGTGCGGCAGCTGCCCGTGCGGGCCGCTGCGACCTCGCGATTCGTGTAGCGGGACGCGTTCGCCGGCTCCCCGGTGTGATCGCGATCGTCGTCGTGCTTCTTCTCGCGTGCGCACCGGTCGCGTCGGCCCAACCTGCCGCCGGCCCGTGGGACCCACTGCTGCCGAAGGTACCGAGCGCAGGCGCACCCGGTGATCCGGTTGCCATCGCGAACGCATCCCTGCAGGCAACGGCCATGGCGACGCAGACAGCCATGAGCATGGGTCGCAGCTTTCTCAGCAGCCTGGGAATCGTCAGTTCCGCCGCGGATCCGTCGACGAGTGTGCGCGGAAATCGGGTCAATGGTGCGCAAGCGATCGAGTACGTGATTCGCAGGGCGGGAACGCAAATTGGCGTTCCCTACTCCTGGGGTGGGGGAAGCCTCACCGGTCCCAGCCGCGGCGTCGACCAGGGAGCAGGCACCGTGGGCTTTGACTGTTCTGGTCTGACACGGTTCGCGTTTGCCGGCGTCGGAGTGCTGCTCCCGCGATGGTCCGGCGACCAATACAACGCCGGCCGCAAAGTGCCACCCGCCCAGGCGAAGCGAGGCGATTTGCTGTTCTGGGGGCCGGGCGGCAGTCAACACGAAGCTATCTATTTGGGCGGCGGCCAGATGCTCGAGGCGCAGCAGACGGGCGTCCCGATAAAGATCTCCCCGGTGCGCATGTCAGGGATGACGCCGTACGTCGTGCGCATCATCGAAAGCTGA
- a CDS encoding alpha/beta fold hydrolase, which translates to MVMHTLHVGDDGWPLMGEVVGRGELIIMLHGGGPDHHSMRPLADRLAGRYRVALPDIRGYGASRCPDPTLHRWNQYVTDTIAIMHALDATSTHLVGAGLGGTIALRTCLQHPQIARSAVVISAEAIEDDQDKTKDTKLMDRFAERARSRGLQAAWELFVPHLQPLIANLVTEAIPRADAQSAAAAAAIGHDRAFAAVEELRRIDTPTLIIAGDDPRHPTQLARTLADTLPHGVLAESTMSDRLVAADDLAHAFGPEIEQFLATTLDPDA; encoded by the coding sequence ATGGTGATGCACACGCTGCACGTCGGCGATGACGGCTGGCCCCTCATGGGCGAGGTCGTCGGCCGCGGCGAGCTGATCATCATGCTGCACGGCGGTGGGCCCGATCACCACAGCATGCGGCCACTTGCCGACCGACTTGCCGGCCGGTATCGCGTTGCGCTGCCGGACATTCGAGGGTACGGAGCATCGCGATGCCCCGACCCGACGCTGCACCGATGGAATCAGTACGTCACCGACACCATCGCGATCATGCACGCGCTCGACGCCACGTCCACGCACCTCGTCGGCGCCGGCCTCGGCGGCACGATCGCCTTGCGGACATGCCTCCAACACCCCCAGATCGCCCGGTCGGCTGTCGTCATCAGTGCTGAAGCCATCGAGGACGACCAGGACAAGACTAAAGACACAAAGCTGATGGACCGCTTCGCCGAGCGCGCCCGCTCCCGCGGCCTACAGGCCGCCTGGGAGCTGTTTGTTCCTCATCTTCAGCCACTCATCGCCAACCTCGTCACCGAGGCCATTCCGCGCGCTGACGCCCAAAGCGCCGCTGCCGCAGCGGCAATCGGTCATGACCGCGCCTTCGCCGCAGTCGAGGAACTCCGACGCATCGACACTCCGACGCTCATCATCGCCGGCGATGACCCACGTCACCCCACTCAACTCGCACGCACCCTCGCCGACACCCTTCCGCACGGAGTGCTCGCCGAATCCACAATGTCGGACCGGTTGGTCGCCGCTGACGACCTGGCGCACGCCTTCGGCCCGGAAATCGAACAGTTCCTCGCCACCACGTTGGACCCGGATGCTTAG